TTCCATAGACCCAGCTGAAAAACCTGTGGAGCTGTAAAGGGGTTGTAATGTCATAGCTGAAAACCTGTAGAGCTATAAATgggttgtaatgctgctgtgaaAATTGATTCACAAACAGTTCATAGAAATGATTTCTTATtcaaaaaagaatagaaaatcaCATAAGAATGTTCATTGAACCTAGCTGAGACCACCAAACCATTGTGTGATCAGAGCAGGTGGATTTAAACCCAGACCCCAAACATCATATGCATGAGCAGTCAGAATGTACTCAGACAGGATAGAATAAATATGACCAATGAGTTTATTCTCACCTAACCTTCAGGTCACAATAATATTAGGTCTAGTACATCTTTAACAGTCTGACACATTTGTTTGGAAAGAGTTTCTCTAAATTCTCTAAAAGAATTCTCAGAATTCAAAACTTGATTCCATTACAATATAAAGCTGCCTGTCTCTTTGAATCTCTGTACTTGACATTGCTTGACTAATGGTGGTTGTTGCATACTTCAGAAATCTTATTGGTTGTATCTCTTATTTTGAAATATGACACTAGAAAAGAAAATGTGCAGTTGTTTTGTCTGCCCTTCCAGGACATGTGTTCACTTGCACTTACCagctcatttcacctcagcagtgtgttGGAGGTCAAAGCATCTGAACTGGCTGCATGTATGAGGGGAAGCAGCTGCTTACTAACTGATGGATAAGAGACTGAATGGATGTGCAGAGCATAGGCATTCATGGAATTATTGTGTGCACTACTAACACTTGTATGACACACTTTCCAGTTGCTCAGCTTTATTTAGAGGCTACAGTACACGTGATGACCAAATGACCAAGTCTTTCTTAACTTAATTACAGTGCCAGTATTCCTGCAATATTCCTGTTAATTGTCACATATTGTTAATCCATTTGAATCCAAGGTTAAGGGACCCTATGTAACACACCTGGTATTgtattatttctcaatcctaaaactctaggcgataaataatattttttaataaatgtgaagGTTCCCACTAGCTTTTAAACTATGGAAGCATGTTGATGTATGTTCTAGCTGTTTGCTGGCAGAAGTAAAGGATGCATCGGTAATTGAAAACTAATACAGTGTCCCGTGTTGTTGcagttgatttttgttttcacgTTGACAACATAATAGGAAAACGTGTGAGGGTCAGGAGGTGGGAACCTATCACCTGTAATAAAGGAATGAATGGGGACAGGAAACCAAGTATTTCAACCTTATTTGGAAGTGCACGAGCAAATGTACGAAACTACCCAAAACCAGCGTAATACATAATTTCAGTGTTTCTTGCCTCTTGTAAATATTACGTAGCAGATATGAAGAAAGGTAAACTTGGACAAGAAGTCCATTAGAAGTGAGCATAGTGAAAATTCCATAGACCTAGCTGAAAAACCTGTGGAGCTGTAAAGGGGTTGTAATGTCATAGCTGAAAACCTGTAGAGCTATAAATGGGTTGTAATGCTATATCTGAAAACCTGTAGAGCTGTAAAGGGGTTTTAATACCATAGAACCAGCTGAAAAAACTGTAGGATTAAAAGGGGTTGTAATGCCTAAGGTCCTAAAGCCACAGAGTTAGCAgtcatgcatttgttttattaattcacaGTCAGTGTGGATACATTGGCTTCATctagtcaaagtgaaaataaagtcagCAGCATAAAATTAATGTGAAAATAAGACTGACAGTAAAACCAGAAGTGTGGAATTGTTGAAATGACAATAAGAAGCCTTGGTATTAACCCTTTATAGAGTAGAAacagggcttgaagttttcagttttaaccgataataaacaaaaaaacacccctgAAGACCTATGTAGGAAattatgttttgatttgtttaaaccAATAAACCTGGGTTTCTATgccatgtgtaaataaaaaaaaaaaaaaaaaaaaaaaagtgttatattttaacatgtcttttttttccagatttaccttaaattttgcattttttccccagatttaacaaaatcttgtattttttttacccagatttaaaaatgttgtgaaaataaatatatttttaaatgtgtacattcgatataatttaaaaatctagtacaagatttaacatttagctaaatatctaactaaatcttaaatccttaacaagatttaacatttagcaaaatatgTAACTAACTCTTAAATTtcttatcaagatttaacatttagctaaatatttaactggccagctaaatctggagtttgtatgcaaatgagctccgcccactttgtgctttcacgtgatttgattgACTCTTGTAATGCTGACATATCGATAttccccgattagcattacaagagccaatcaaatcacgtgaaagcacaaagcgggagGAGctaatttgcatacaaactccaaaTTTAGCTGgctagttaaatatttagctaaatgttaaatcttgataagtataagtgacttgctcattgtgtgaccctgagcaagtcacttatgctccctgtgctccgtctttcgggtgagatgttattgttcacacaccctagtctcgtatcttgtaaagcgctttgtgatggtggtcgactatgaaaggtgctatataaaaataaaagataataattataataaataaaaactactgttaAAAGGCTAATAAGTCAATTGGTTAAACTTCAAGCATGAACAACGTGTGAGCTGCAGTCATATAACTGCATCCAGCTCAGTTATTGATATAGGAGTTATTGTGTGAGCGGCAGTCATATAACTGGAAGAGTGGAATCTGTCTGCATCCAGCTCAGTTATTGATATAGGAGTTATTTCTTTACCATATCCAAACCCCAACATATAGggcataaaacaaaatacttcttACAATTCTCAGATTCAAAAATGCACCAAAAGTTCTAAATTGCCTGAATCctaaatgtggacatcctcacttcaacactataaattaacatttgtgtgtaatatatatatatatatatatatatatatatatatatatatatatatatatatatatatatatatatatatatataattattgaaaCTGAAAATTGATGCGTTTgagtgtagtttatttttaacaaccgaaaataactgattttgtcaaataataataaaaaatgaaaaacacccccaaactcaaaaaaatatatagtagtgCATCCCAACCAGATATTACACATTAACCACTTGCTGCTCACAGCAATCTAATTCCAGTGTACACGACTGAATTTCATTGTAATTCCACAGTGTACACGACTGGATTTCATTGTAATTCCACAGTGTACACGACTGAATTTCATTGTAATTCCACAGTGGACACGATTGAATTTCATTGTAATTCCACAGTGTACACGACTGAATTTCATTGTAATTCCACAGTGTACACGACTGAATTTCATTGTAATTCCACAGTGTACACGACTGAATTTCATTGTAATTCCACAGTGTACACGACTGAATTTCATTGTAATTCCACAGTGTACACGACTGAATTTCATTGTAATTCCACAGTGTACACGACTGGATTTCATTGTAATTCCACAGTGTACACGACTGAATTTCATTGTAATTCCACAGTGTACACGACTGAATTTCATTGTAATTCCACAGTGTACACGACTGAATTTCATTGTAATTCCACAGTGTACACGACTGGATTTCATTGTAATTTCACAGTGTACACAACTGGATTTCATCAGCAACTTGACAGGAAGTGCCAACGTTTGAATATCATTTGGTGCATGTTTGTGTGACAAATTACAGGGGAGCAGTTGTTATTTTGAAAGCTTGGTAAGGAAAATCACAatctgtgtgtaattatttaaatggcTGAATTGAAGCCATTATGAGCTGAAATACAAAGGAAAAGCAGATGTATACTTTAGAGaattaaaagtttacatttaCTCACAATCCATTTACTGTACCAAGCTTTGAAAAGAACCCCAAAGTCAAGGATCATATTCCACTCCTAAAAGAGGGTATCAGTAATATCTCAACTGTAGGCATAATAAAATAGGTCTTTCTCTCTTTCATATGCATCCATAACATTCTCCTAACAGTGAACTCTCAATACAAAGCGATTATGAATGTATAAATGACAGTTCAAACACAGTTTTGAGTAGATGTTTCCTTTTTATCCCTCAGTAAAGCTGGCTACATGTGCTAGGTGTTGTTTGATAGGCAATGCAACACTGGCATTTTTCCCTGGTGAACTCGAAGGAACCTTCTGATAAAAGGATGGTTGTGTTGGATTGGTGCTCGCTGCCAGTCCTGTAGGACTATAATAAATGCTTTCCAAACAGCTTGGTTCAGCAAGCTGGGCGTTCTGTAAGGCTGGCTTCAGTGCTTGGTTAGCTGGGCCGCTAAGCTGCAGGTTATTCTGGGGTAGGTTCTGATTGTGCAGATCAGGGTGCCTCAAGGGTGAAGTTGCCTGGGGAGGCATTGGCAGACCTGCATAAGGCATATAGTGTGAGCCATAcattcctggattcatgaaagaAGAAAAAGGAGAGGTGGGTGGCTGATACACACTGCTTTGTGCTAAACATTGCTGAGGTATCAGCACCTCCACGTATTGTCCAGTTTCTGGATCATAAAGCATTTTGCGCTGAGGCTGAACAGGAACCTCaatgtaaaaatatttaccaGTCTCGGGATCATACAAAACTTTTCTTCGGCTCTGATGATACTGGAAGTAAGGCATGCTGGTATTCGCAATGTTTTCAGCAAATGAAAGATCTTCATTTCCTCTCTCTGTTGCATACGGTGAAGAGAACCCTAAAGGGCTACACATGAACTGTGGCCGGGCTTCCTGAAACATCTTTGGGGAAGCAAGCTGCCTATATGATGGGCTCCCACACAGTTTATCAGGAGAAGTTTCTTTTTGAAATGGTTTGTCATCAAAGCTTTGCTGGGGTTGAAAGTTTAAATTTGCTAAAGACTCCGGCTGAAAAGAGCTAGGGTTCAAAGGGCTCCTTTGCTGAAGCTGTGGAGGAATCGCTACATAATTCAGAGGTTCAGAGTTAATGGCTTGTACTTGAGGCCTCTTTGTTGGTTGACTTTTACTCAGCAAAGCTTCACTTAGATCCTGTACTTTAGCAGGTGGTACTCCTGACGGAGGAAGCAGTGGAGATGTTTGTTGTGGTGGGCTTATGTATCCATCTGAAGAACACTGTTTAAAAGATCTAGTGGGATTTTCAAGGTGTGCTTGTCCTGGTGATACTTGTGTTCTAACACACTGTCTGGAGCTTTTCTTCTCTTCATATTCTGGTGGGTCATCTGAAGTAATATTATGATCTGCACAGCCTGGAATTTGCCATTTCAGTTCAAAATCCTTTGTAGATTGATGGTGTTTAACTTGAGGCTGTAGCTCTTTAACGATGATATCACTTGCTTTTGGTGTCTCTGAATTGAGCTCTGTAGCTGAAGCTCGATTCATGTTTCTTGACAGGGAGTTGCTAGTTTGCACTGAGTTCTCTTTCTTGACTTTGTCTTCGGAGGTGCAGGTTTGTAATGGTACCTCAAGTGTGTTGACATGCTTTGGGGGGGAGTGAATTGGTTCACTATCAAATAATCCTATATCGGCTTGAAAACCTTTCTCTTTGATGATCATTGAAACTGAATGGCTGTTTTTAGATGGAAGACATTGGGGATTTGGTTTGTCCCCCTCCCTGTTTGGCGGTGAGGTTTCGCTTCCTTTATCGAGTTGATCTGCCTCACAGTACACGTCCATGGGTTGCACACTCTCAGAGTAGATTTGGGAGTTTCCAGATGTATCTGAAAGATTGTGGTTTGGTGGTATAATGTATTGCTCCTTTAAATCCTTCTTTGTGATACTGTTATATACGCTTTCTTCAAAATCATATGTTTTTGGTACTGCAGCAGAAGCATATTCCCTGTTTTGACAAGGAAGTACCTTCTGAGTGGTGCTTTTCAACACCTGTTTCTCAACAATTAGCTGTTGGCTTTTATCCAGCATGCTGTCCTGTCTGTTTACTGCCTTGCACTCTGGCAGAGGAGATGTGGGATCCAGCATGCTGTCCTGTCTGCTTATTGCCTTGCACTCTGGTGGAAGAGATGTGGGATCCAGCATGCTGTCCTGTCTGTTTATTGCCTTGCACTCTGGCGGAGGAGATGTGGGATCCAGCATgctgtcctgtttgtttattGCCTTGCACTCTGGCAGAGGAGATGTGGGATCCAGCATGCTGTCCTGTCTGCTTATTGCCTTGCACTCTATCAATAATGGCAGAGGAGATGTGGGATCCAGCATACTATCCTCTCTGCTTATTGCCTTGCACTCTACCAGCAGCGGATATGTTTGTGGTTGCAGAGTTTGTTCTTGATTTGCAGGTTCCGGAGAAATAATAGCTGATGCCTTAAAGGATAAATTGTAGGTATGTTTGACAAGCTTTCTGACATCTCTAACCTTATGCATTGGTgcgtttggtttgttttttaaattgctgtcttTAACCTCTAGCTGGGACAGTTGCTCAGATTGTTCTTGATCCATACATGTAGTGGCTGTACTTTTAAACAGCGGTTCTGAGTTTTGTTTTGCAGAGCTCTTGCCTTCAGTATTGGGAGATAAAAGTCTTGCAATACTAAAAGTATGATTCTTTTTTTCAATCCTATTCCTGGGTCTCAAAGTTATCTCTGGTGTTTTTGATGTAAACACATTTCTTATAAAGTGCTGAGTTTCATCTGTTTTTGCTTCATGTTCATCATTCTTTGGAGATTCATGTGCTGACCAAACAGAAGCTGGCTCTGCTGGTGCGCTTTCCAAAGAATCTTTAGCAACATAACTTTCTGAATCCCCCAACTTTTTTTCACAGTTAGTGCATGCTATTGGTTTTGCTACATCGTTAACATAATTGTTATCTCCATATAATTTCCTATTGCTCCATGGGATTCCTATCCGAGACTTGCTACCCTGTGCACTGGTAATGATTGCTGTGTCAAAATCTCTTGTTAAACTCTTTTCATAACTTTGGAAACCATACTTGCAAATTGGCTTCTCttgtgtttttgcatttaaaCCGTTATGCTTTATTAGTTTGCTTACCTTATTTGCTTTGCTTGAATCAAATTTTCTTTGCATGAGAGAATCCATCTGTAAGTGTTCTGAAGCAAAGCTGCCATCTGATGTCACCTCAGAACTGTAATACAGGTTTCCATGGGATGAAGTGTTAGAATATTTGAATTCgttgtcacacaccgaggaaggACTTTGTGGGGACAACGGATCTGCGTCTTGAACATCCCCACGTACCAGCTGCAGTTTATGttcatgttgcatttttttagataaaacattttttataagacAGGATGCAATTTTAGCTCTGCTAGATGTTTCATCCAAAGACACTGATTTGTGTAGtttctgttttttactgttttcatccAACACCTCTGCGGGTTTATTTGATTCATCCTGGAGAACCGCAGGAGTGCTGTGTTGACGAATGAATATATCCTGAGCACGTCTTTCAAAAGGTCTGGACGTAGGCTGGCAATCAGTAAGACCCCTTGATGGAAAAACATTTCCCTCCTGTCTTTTGAGTTGAATTTGCCGTTTCGGGACAGTCCTTTTGCTGCAGCTTGTGTTTAATTGATCTTGGTTTTCCAGAACAACATCCACACATTCAAAATTCCCCATCTCAAATCTGTCAACAGGATCTTTGTTTTCAGGTAAATCTGCATCATTAATTCCAGACCCATGAAAATCAGTATCAGCTGGCCAAGCATTTACTCCACAACTCCCTTCTGTCGATGGCTGCGACATATTGGTAGAAGATCTGTAGTAACTGGAGTTATAGATGGCAAGGTAATCATCTTGAGGGTATGATAAACTTTTAAAGGCCAAATCTGTGAGACATTTGACTTCATTGTCAGCTTCATCAAATTCACTTCCCATGCTTGAGGTTTCACTGGTACAATCTGCTCCTCCACGCCTGCTGGTTTCTGAAAAGGTGCTTCTTTTGTGGGCTGTCGAGTTCTGTTTCTTGGTATCCCAGAGCTTTTCTTCCTGGGTTGTGGAGCTGAAATGGCACGCCAAGTCATTACACCCCGTCATTCCCGGCTGCTCTTCTCTGGCTGGAAGCtgtgtgctgctgtgctcaggaATGTTTCTATTCTTGGAGGAGAGGAACAGCTGAGCCTGTCTCTCTTTGCCAATGCCACTTCTGTCTCTCCCACTCACTGCTGGATCCTTTACACAGTGCCTGCTGACAGACCTTGAATTATTCAGGTATTGATCAGTTGAGACCACACATAGATGAGGTTTATCCCTCATCACTATGGGAAGATCTTGCTGGTCACCATCAACATTTGTATTCACATTAAAACTCTGCTTACTCTTCTTCCATGAACCTGAATTAGAAGTCATTTCAGAGTACTGTTCattatcctggttattataagTGAGCTGCCTAGCATTCATTTCAGAGTACTGTTCATTTTCCTGGTTACTATACGTGAGCTGCCCAGCATTCATTTCAGAGTAATGTTCATTATCGTGGTTACTGTAAACGAGCTGCCCAGCATTCATTTCAGAGTACTGTTCATTATCCTGGTTACTATAAATGAGCTGTCCAGCGTTCATTTCAGAGTACTGTTTattatcctggttattataagTGAGCTGCCCAGTGTTTTCATCAGTGTTTCTGTTTCTTGAAGCCTTATAGAATAAATGCTCTGTTTTATAAGTAGATTGTGAGAAATCGCTTTTATAACTGGCTGCGGGTTCTGTATCTGTTTGTTCGGGAGAGAGGTCCTCTTTTGTGACTTCAAAGGTTTTGCCGCAGTTGCTGAAATGTTCGGCTGTTTCTGAGCACAAGGCAGTATGATACGATCCTGAAGAATCATCAGCCTTACATTCAGCAGATTCAAAATTGATGAAAGGATTTGTGTTGGAATACATCTGGATTTCACTGTCGTCCCCAAAAATATCATCCAATGACGTCCTTTCTGTTATATCAGTCTGTCTGTTTATGATTACATTGTCAGTGATTGCACTTGAAAAGAAAGCAGTGATAGTACCATCATTATTCTGAATATTAAGGTCATCTCCTGTTCTTCTCAGAGAGGGAATGTCTGTACTTGAAGAGGACATTTTTCCATGTAAAGAAGCAATTGTAACAGAAGAATGATTCACGTTGGCATCATTGTACCCAGTTTCACTTGCTTATTTTTTCATTCCAGGTATAACAGAGTTTCAATGATCCTCAGCCTAAATTACCAAAAAAAGAACAGTTGATGTAAGTAACATATATGCATATCAGTATTCCAAcatatgtaataatgtgttttccTATGATGTACTGGTTAGATGCTATCTAGAATGCTGTGTCAAGCCTTGGtcacctcattgcaaaaaataCATGGTTGCTTGAGAAGGTACAAAGAATGGCAATGATCCCATAATTAATGGCATGAGCTGTGAGGACaagttaaaagaaatacatttattcagccttgaaaaaaagaaattggcTAAACTTAGTAAAATCTTAAATGGATTAAACAAAGTTAACCCACTTCGCTGCTTTAAGTTTAGCACAGAGCAGAACAATAGGgtataaatggaagctgagtaataGAATAGATCAGAAGCAGTGTTTAACACAGAGTAATACATGCATGTAATAGCCTACCATGTAGTAGGATATAACACAccaggaacatttaaaaaatgtttttattgtgtccAGTTAAATTTGATGCCCATAGCAGGGAAATGGTGTGCCATGAAGGGATGGGGCTTGATGGACCAAAATGAtcttactgttgttagatttacATGTTCTTGCTTTGCAAATACGTCAAATCTCCCTTCTAAATCCACTAGCACACTTATGTTACGCATGTTAGAACCCCACCTAGCCTTCAGTGCTGCACATGGAGAGCAATTTAAGTCACGCTCCACTGAAAACAATCCAGAGCCAAAGTACCTCCTATTACACTAAAAGTACTATTgcgcacattttatatatatatatatatatatatatatatatatatatatatatatatatatatagtaacctgGCCGGCACTGGCAGTCGTTTGTTTGCCCCTATAATTGAGACCCAGGACACACAAACTTGAGGTTTCAAAGCGCTTACATgctattaataaacacaaaatgaacaccTAGTTCTCATGTGCACTGACTACACACAACACaggaacataataaaaaaaacaggacagctaagctgtttacttgtaacacaaaaataaacaaccaaaaaagttTCACACATCAAAGGTTTTTACgctacctttcttttttttcctacacttgagcacaccttcaagtgggcttcttcacacacagcagccctgaacagactggctgcttttcttaaacaccctgcacctggctctaatttacagtgcTCACCAGGTACAGGGgataattaattaacaaaacaattaaacaattaaacaaatgtgcatttgcacatgttttttttttttttctaagcagggaggaattaaccctttccctgctcactatatacattgaacaaaaatataaatgcaacatgcaacaattttaatgattttactgagttaaatataaggaaatcagtcaattgaaataagtTCATtagccctaatctatggatttcacatgactggaaatacagatttgcat
The Polyodon spathula isolate WHYD16114869_AA chromosome 22, ASM1765450v1, whole genome shotgun sequence genome window above contains:
- the si:ch73-43g23.1 gene encoding uncharacterized protein C4orf54 homolog translates to MRDKPHLCVVSTDQYLNNSRSVSRHCVKDPAVSGRDRSGIGKERQAQLFLSSKNRNIPEHSSTQLPAREEQPGMTGCNDLACHFSSTTQEEKLWDTKKQNSTAHKRSTFSETSRRGGADCTSETSSMGSEFDEADNEVKCLTDLAFKSLSYPQDDYLAIYNSSYYRSSTNMSQPSTEGSCGVNAWPADTDFHGSGINDADLPENKDPVDRFEMGNFECVDVVLENQDQLNTSCSKRTVPKRQIQLKRQEGNVFPSRGLTDCQPTSRPFERRAQDIFIRQHSTPAVLQDESNKPAEVLDENSKKQKLHKSVSLDETSSRAKIASCLIKNVLSKKMQHEHKLQLVRGDVQDADPLSPQSPSSVCDNEFKYSNTSSHGNLYYSSEVTSDGSFASEHLQMDSLMQRKFDSSKANKVSKLIKHNGLNAKTQEKPICKYGFQSYEKSLTRDFDTAIITSAQGSKSRIGIPWSNRKLYGDNNYVNDVAKPIACTNCEKKLGDSESYVAKDSLESAPAEPASVWSAHESPKNDEHEAKTDETQHFIRNVFTSKTPEITLRPRNRIEKKNHTFSIARLLSPNTEGKSSAKQNSEPLFKSTATTCMDQEQSEQLSQLEVKDSNLKNKPNAPMHKVRDVRKLVKHTYNLSFKASAIISPEPANQEQTLQPQTYPLLVECKAISREDSMLDPTSPLPLLIECKAISRQDSMLDPTSPLPECKAINKQDSMLDPTSPPPECKAINRQDSMLDPTSLPPECKAISRQDSMLDPTSPLPECKAVNRQDSMLDKSQQLIVEKQVLKSTTQKVLPCQNREYASAAVPKTYDFEESVYNSITKKDLKEQYIIPPNHNLSDTSGNSQIYSESVQPMDVYCEADQLDKGSETSPPNREGDKPNPQCLPSKNSHSVSMIIKEKGFQADIGLFDSEPIHSPPKHVNTLEVPLQTCTSEDKVKKENSVQTSNSLSRNMNRASATELNSETPKASDIIVKELQPQVKHHQSTKDFELKWQIPGCADHNITSDDPPEYEEKKSSRQCVRTQVSPGQAHLENPTRSFKQCSSDGYISPPQQTSPLLPPSGVPPAKVQDLSEALLSKSQPTKRPQVQAINSEPLNYVAIPPQLQQRSPLNPSSFQPESLANLNFQPQQSFDDKPFQKETSPDKLCGSPSYRQLASPKMFQEARPQFMCSPLGFSSPYATERGNEDLSFAENIANTSMPYFQYHQSRRKVLYDPETGKYFYIEVPVQPQRKMLYDPETGQYVEVLIPQQCLAQSSVYQPPTSPFSSFMNPGMYGSHYMPYAGLPMPPQATSPLRHPDLHNQNLPQNNLQLSGPANQALKPALQNAQLAEPSCLESIYYSPTGLAASTNPTQPSFYQKVPSSSPGKNASVALPIKQHLAHVASFTEG